The genomic segment GCCCTGACTACCCGACAGAGGCGGAAATCATTACGCCAAAATCGGAAATTCGTAAAATCTACGAACAAGGTCGTGGCTCAATAAAAATGCGCGCGACTTGGAAAAAAGAAGAGGGGGAAATCATCATCAGTGCTGTACCACATCAAGCGTCTCCAACCAAAATCCAACAGCAAATTGTTGAGCAAATGAATGCCAAAAAATTACCGATGGTAGAAGATGTGCGTGATGAAGCGGATCAGGATAATCCGGTGCGCATCGTGCTGGTTCCCCGCTCAAATCGCGTAGATATTGATGCCTTGATGAACCATTTATTTGCTACGACTGATTTGGAAAAAAGCTACCGTATTAATATGAATATGATAGGTTTAGATCATAAACCTGCGGTAAAAGGCTTAGTACAGATTCTGACGGAATGGTTGCAATTCCGCCGAATTACCGTCACTCGCCGCTTGCGTTATCGTTTAGATAAAGTCTTGTCACGTTTACATATTTTAGATGGCTTAATGATCGCGTTCTTAAATATTGACGAAGTGATTGACATTATCCGTAACGAAGATGAACCGAAAACCGTATTAATGGCGCGTTTTAATTTAACTGATGAACAAGTGGAAGCGATTTTAAACTTACGTTTGCGTCACTTAGCCAAATTAGAAGAACACGAGTTACAAGCGGAAAAAGCCAAATTAGAAGAAGAACGTCAGTATTTAGAAGAAATTTTAGGTTCTGAACGCCGCTTGAATACCTTAATTAAAAAAGAAATTCAGCAAGATGCTAAAACCTATGCTAGCCCACGCCGTTCGCCGATGGTTGAACGCGCGGAAGCTAAAGCGATTTCAGAAACCGAAATGATGCCAACCGAACCCGTTACCGTGATTTTGTCAGAAATGGGTTGGGTACGCTGTGCGAAGGGGCATGACATTGATGCACCAGGTTTAAGCTATAAAGCGGGTGATAAATATCTTGCTCAGGCACATGGTAAGAGCAATCAAGCAGTGGTATTTATGGACAGCACAGGACGTAGCTATGCCTTAGATCCATTAAGTTTACCGTCTGCTCGCTCACAAGGAGAACCGTTAACAGGGAAATTAACCTTGCCAGCAGGCGCATCTATCGAACATGTTTTAATCGAAAATGAAAACCAAGCCTTATTAATGGCATCCGATGCTGGCTATGGCTTTATCTGTAAATTTGAAGATTTGGTAGCACGCAACAAAGCAGGTAAAGCGGTATTAAGTTTACCTGAAAATGCGAAAGTCTTACCGCCATTGCTTATTCCCGATGAAAATGCTTTATTAGTTGCCTTAACACAGGCCGGCAGAATGTTAATTTTCCCAGTGAAAGATTTACCATCTTTATCCAAAGGGAAAGGTAACAAAATTATCAGTATTTCAGCCAATGATGCTAAAGCGCGGTTAGATTTTGTGGTGAAATTGTTGTTAATTAGCGAAAATGTGAGTCTTGTCTTTCATTCAGGCAAACGCAAAATTACACTCAAACCTGAAGACCTACAAAAATTCCGCGCCGAACGCGGACGCAAAGGTTCAAGCCTACCACGTGGTTTGCATAGTGGTGTGAATATTGAAGTGGTTGAATAATTACAATTTGTAGGGTGGGCATTCTTGCCCACCAATAATGTAAATCTGGAGAAAAATATGAAAATAAAAACACTTGCACTTTCATTCGCTCTAGCTTTGGGTTTAGCTGCGTGCAACGATGAAAAAGATTATAGCGGCACTTACATACAGGTAGATAGACCTAAGTCATCTTTTACTTTTCAAAAAGGTAAAAATGGAGACTATCAAGCAACTCTTACTGATATTATAGGCAAAAATAGCCTTACTGGAACCATTAAAAATGGTGTTTTTTATAGAGTTTCTGATAATGAAAAAGTCGGTGAATTTAAAGACAACACATTTATTTTAACGAGTGGGAGTACCTATAAAAAATCCCAATAAAGTGTAAATATTATGGGGAAATGGCAATGTCCACTTTCCCCAAATTATTCCCCAAAATTCTCAAAAAATCCCACCGCATTTTTTAATCTCTCGCCATAAAAAATCAATGGAATTCTGG from the [Actinobacillus] rossii genome contains:
- the parC gene encoding DNA topoisomerase IV subunit A translates to MNNNINYEGIEQMPLRTFTESAYLNYSMYVIMDRALPFIGDGLKPVQRRIVYAMSELGLNAQAKYKKSARTVGDVLGKFHPHGDSACYEAMVLMAQPFSYRYPLVDGQGNWGAADDPKSFAAMRYTESRLSKIAEVLLSELRQGTVDYQPNFDGTLEEPQYLPARLPHILLNGTTGIAVGMATDIPPHNINEVADAAVALLENPKASLDELLSHVQGPDYPTEAEIITPKSEIRKIYEQGRGSIKMRATWKKEEGEIIISAVPHQASPTKIQQQIVEQMNAKKLPMVEDVRDEADQDNPVRIVLVPRSNRVDIDALMNHLFATTDLEKSYRINMNMIGLDHKPAVKGLVQILTEWLQFRRITVTRRLRYRLDKVLSRLHILDGLMIAFLNIDEVIDIIRNEDEPKTVLMARFNLTDEQVEAILNLRLRHLAKLEEHELQAEKAKLEEERQYLEEILGSERRLNTLIKKEIQQDAKTYASPRRSPMVERAEAKAISETEMMPTEPVTVILSEMGWVRCAKGHDIDAPGLSYKAGDKYLAQAHGKSNQAVVFMDSTGRSYALDPLSLPSARSQGEPLTGKLTLPAGASIEHVLIENENQALLMASDAGYGFICKFEDLVARNKAGKAVLSLPENAKVLPPLLIPDENALLVALTQAGRMLIFPVKDLPSLSKGKGNKIISISANDAKARLDFVVKLLLISENVSLVFHSGKRKITLKPEDLQKFRAERGRKGSSLPRGLHSGVNIEVVE